The segment ACCCGCCCGGGGCGCACTGGGGACAgtccgccccgccccggcccaccCGGTTGGAGGCGGGCCGGGGTGGGAGAGCGGTCGCGCCGTGGGAGGGGCGGCCCGGCCCCCCCGGAGACACCGGCGCGCGCGGCCCCGCGGGGAGCGCCCCCCTCGCGGGAAGCGGCCCCCCCGCGGGGAGGGAGCGCCGGCAGGGGGGGAGAGCGCGGCGGCAGAGGGCTGGCTCCCTCGGCCCCGGGATGCGGCGAGCGCTGCTGCCGGGGGGCTGTAACACTCGGGGCGAAGGGCGGACCCGCCGCCGTGGCGGCGGGGCCCCCCCGAGCCACCTTCCCCGCCGGCCTTCCCAGCCGTCCCGGAGCCGGTCGCGGCGCACCGCCGCGGTGGAAATGCGCCCGGCGGCGCCCGGTCGCCGGCCGGGGGGCGGTCCCCCGCcggccccacccccggccccgcccGCCCACCCCCGCGACCCCCACGCCGCCGCCCGCCTCCGCCCGGAGACGGAGGGGAGAGCGccgaggggcggggggagggcggggggaggggtcgGGAGGAACGGGGAGCGGGAAAGATCCGCCGGGCCGCCGGCACGGCCGGGCCCGCCGCCGGGTTGAATCCTCCGGGCGGACTGCGCGGACCCCACCCGTTTACCTCTTAACGGTTTCACGCCCTCTTGAACTCTCTCTTCAAAGTTCTTTTCAACTTTCCCTTACGGTACTTGTTGACTATCGGTCTCGTGCCGGTATTTAGCCTTAGATGGAGTTTACCACCCGCtttgggctgcattcccaagcaacCCGACTCCGGGAAGACCCGGGCCCGGCGCGCCGGGGGCCGCTACCGGCCTCACACCGTCCACGGGCTGGGCCTCGATCAGAAGGACTTGGGCCCCCCACGAGCGGCGCCGGGGAGTGGGTCTTCCGTACGCCACATGTCCCGCGCCCCACCGCGGGGCGGGGATTCGGCGCTGGGCTCTTCCCTGTTCACTCGCCGTTACTGAGGGAATCCTGGTTAGTTTCTTTTCCTCCGCTGACTAATATGCTTAAATTCAGCGGGTCGCCACGTCTGATCTGAGGTCGCGTCTCGGAGGGCGCGCGCACGCGCACGCGCAGCGAGGGCGCCCGCGAGGAGGGTCCCGAGAAGGGGGACGGAGAGACCCGCGGccgaccgcccccccccccgggCCCCCCCTTGCCCACGCACCCACACAGCACCCTACCGACCACCGCCTACCCGTCGCCCCTccgggaggaggaggcggcggcggcggcggcggcggcagcggccgcGGGCGGCGGACAGAGAGGGAGACgccgaggcggggcggggcggggagcacGAGCCGGCGGCCACGGGACGGACGGGGCGGGGGCCGGCGGCGAGGTGgccgcggggcgggggggggggggaagaaggGTCGGGGCACGCACGGGCGCCGAAGCCCGAACGGGCGACGGACGCAACGCGCGCCCCCTCCCGACATCCCCTCCGCTCCGCCACCGCCGCCACCGACCACGCCCTCGCGGCGAGAGCGCCGGGGCGCGAACCGCGGCACGGCCGCAGCCCGGGGGGAGAGCGCGCAGCGGCGGGCAGACGCCGCGGCGTCCCGCGGGTCGCCGCCGGGGCACGCGTCCCCGGGGCGCGGACGCGCACGCGGACTCGGTCCCGGGCGCGAGCCGCCCGTCCCGACCGGGCGCGAGCcgcgcggggggggggggggcgccggGAAGCGGGGCACGGGCCGCGGACGCACGGCGGGAAAGGCACCGCAGGGGTAAGGCGGCGTAGGGTGGGGGGCCGCGCCGGCCGGGCGCCGGGAAACACCGCCGCCGAGGGCGGGACGGCGAACGACGGCGGACCGGAGGACgcgaccccaccccacccgccacCACCGCGGGCCCCCGCCGCGTGGCGCGAGACCATCCCCAGCCCCCGACACcccaggggcagtgacacccgAAGGCCGCTTGCGGCGCGAGGAAGCTCTCAAAGGGGAGAGACCGACCCCGGAGGCCCCGGCAGGCCAGGGGCCTCAGCCGGagctctcgtccccttctcccctctcgcGGGCGACGTCCCCCCGGGCCacagaggcggggggggggggacgCCGTGTCTGCACTTAGGGGGACGGAGGGCCCCGAGGCCCTGCGAGGACAGCCCCCAGCCACGCGCCCCCCGGGGAGGCGCGCACGGGACACGCGCACCCCGGAGGGGCGATTGATCGTCAAGCGACGCTCAGACAGGCGTAGCCCCGGGAGGAACCCGGGGCCGCAAGTGCGTTCGAAGTGTCGATGATCAATGTGTCCTGCAATTCACATTAATTCTCGCAGCTAGCTGCGTTCTTCATCGACGCACGAGCCGAGTGATCCACCGCTAAGAGTCGTACGAGGTGTTCAAGGGTTTCGTTTCGGCGGGAGACCCGCCTCTGGCACGGCacatcccacccacccccgcctccctccccggaggggggagctgggggagggggttgccTCTGGCCGGCCAAGTCGGACACAAAACAGCAGACCGGAGGGGTCGGGAAAGGTTTCACACGACGGGGCGTCCGGCACCGACCCGCCAGGGCGTGCTCGGACAAACCCCACAGGCGCCCGGGGGGTTCCCACCCTCCCCCGGGGACGCGGGGGAGCGCGCGCACGCACCGCCGCACACGGCCACGGCCCACACGACGGCCGTCGGGTAGCCCCCTCCCGACGGCCGCGGCGGCAGCGACCGTGGCGCGCCACGCCGCGCGCCACCCCGTCCCCTCGGGGGACGGCGGAGTCTGCGGGGAGACGGGAGGGACCTCCCGACTACTCCCCCCCGCGGGCCCGACCGCCCCGACCCCAAGGCGGACGGGCGACAACCCCCCCCAGGGGTCTTTAAACCTCCGCGCCGGGACGCGCTAGGTACCTGGAAAGGGGGAGGCGGGCGAGGGGCACGGCACGCCCCCACGGGCCACCGCCCCCGACGTCGACCCCCGACCGCCGCGTCCCCCCGGCCCGCGGCCGCGCGCGGGCCTCGGCGCCGCCGGCCCGTGGCCGCAGGGGGGCACACCCCGCCGCGCGCCGGCCGAACGCCGCCCAGAGggccccccgccgccgccgccgccagacGACCGCCCCCACCGTCCACCCCGAGACGGGGGCAGAGCCCTTTCCCCGCCCCTCCAACCCTCACACACCCCGGTGCGGCCGGCCCCGCCGGACCCCGTCCTCTCGCCCCGGCCCACCGCGGGGGGGGGCCCTACCCGCACCCGCGTTCCCGGGCACCCTTCCCCCCACACCACCACCGAGGGCGGAGGGAAGGGGCTCCGACGGGAAGCTGGGCGCCAAGCGGGCAAGGGCACACGTCCGAGGCACGGGAGAGGCGAAAAGAGGGCGGGAGAGCCGGACAGACGGCCGCAGGAggcgtggtgggggtgggggacggggaGCGGGAGACAGCCCCGAGGCTCGGAAGGCGTGGGGAGGCGCCTGGCGACCGGCGCGGCAGGCCCAGAGCGGCGGACGACCGACGACCGGCCGAGGCAGGCCGGCCCAGGGCCGGCGGCGGGAGGCGGCGGGGCAAGGCAGGCGGACCCGCGACGGGGAGCCGCCACCCGTCACGCCGCACAGCCCGCCAGACGCGACCGGAGGATCCGCGCCGCGCGGTCCGCGGCCGTTAACGGGGGGAAGGCAGTCGTGGCCTGCGCCACGGGCGTAAGGacgcgtgggggtgggggcggggggagcttgCGGAGCAACCCCCTCACCCCCCCCACCGAACCCTCGGGCCCACCTCGAGGGACGTGGCGTGGAGGGACGGGCTTCGGGAAGAGGGGACAGGACAACACGCCGGGGAACGGACGCGCGGAGGGGCCGGCGGCGGGGGGAGGGGCGCGGGCGGGCAAGCAGGCGGGGGAGGACCCGCCTCTTCCCACCCGACCCCCACACTCTGCCACGCCGCCCCCCCACCTCTCTCGCGCGCGGCTCCTCGCCCCCAGAAACACCGGGGAGCGGCAGCCCCTCCGGACGCGTTCGtccttctccccctctcccctgctcccttcccatcccGCGCCGCGCACGGGTGGAGGAGAGGCTCGCgag is part of the Bubalus kerabau isolate K-KA32 ecotype Philippines breed swamp buffalo chromosome 4, PCC_UOA_SB_1v2, whole genome shotgun sequence genome and harbors:
- the LOC129648513 gene encoding translation initiation factor IF-2-like, yielding MINVPGKGEAGEGHGTPPRATAPDVDPRPPRPPGPRPRAGLGAAGPWPQGGTPRRAPAERRPEGPPPPPPPDDRPHRPPRDGGRALSPPLQPSHTPVRPAPPDPVLSPRPTAGGGPTRTRVPGHPSPHTTTEGGGKGLRREAGRQAGKGTRPRHGRGEKRAGEPDRRPQEAWWGWGTGSGRQPRGSEGVGRRLATGAAGPERRTTDDRPRQAGPGPAAGGGGARQADPRRGAATRHAAQPARRDRRIRAARSAAVNGGKAVVACATGVRTRGGGGGGSLRSNPLTPPTEPSGPPRGTWRGGTGFGKRGQDNTPGNGRAEGPAAGGGARAGKQAGEDPPLPTRPPHSATPPPHLSRARLLAPRNTGERQPLRTRSSFSPSPLLPSHPAPRTGGGEAREPGGAGRGPPAPLSEPTALMILPQVHLRKPCYDFYFL